One genomic region from Athalia rosae chromosome 3, iyAthRosa1.1, whole genome shotgun sequence encodes:
- the LOC105685418 gene encoding serine/threonine-protein phosphatase 2A 56 kDa regulatory subunit gamma isoform-like isoform X2: protein MESVKKEKGGRNGKDGPEGGDEANKSAGGSPGGSSPPPPPTLINKIKYQPGGPVIKKDKRQSSSRFNISKNRELQKLQLLTEAQQGNEREELFVQKLRQCCVLFDFEADPLSDLKWKEVKRGALHEMVEYVTKNRFVITEPIYPEAVNMFAVNLFRTLPPSSNPNGAEFDPEEDEPTLEAAWPHLQLVYEFFLRLLESQDFQPNIAKRYIDHKFVLQLLELFDSEDPRERDFLKTTLHRIYGKFLGLRAYIRKQINNVFYRFIYETEHHNGIAELLEILGSIINGFALPLKEEHKVFLLKVLLPLHKAKSLSVYHPQLAYCVVQFLEKDASLTEPVIRNLLKFWPKTHSPKEVMFLNELEEILDVIEPAEFQKVMDPLFRQLAKCVSSPHFQVAERALYYWNNEYIMSLISDNYSVILPIMYPALYRNSRNHWNKTIHGLIYNALKLFMEMNQKVFDECTQLYYQDRQKERKVLKDRNEAWVRVEALAMRHPGYSSVNIDTNYPYTLPPDDEADADQTPLVFEKPKPKLSEVPKTTTGKNKTLLRRKSELPQDSYTMRALSDHKRADEYLVTPPDPNNC, encoded by the exons ATG GAGTccgtgaaaaaggaaaagggaggAAGGAACGGTAAAGATGGTCCGGAAGGTGGTGATGAG GCGAACAAATCGGCTGGAGGGAGTCCAGGGGGAAGTTCGCCGCCCCCACCGCCTactttgataaataaaattaaatatcagCCCGGAGGACCCGTTATTAAAAAGGATAAACGACAGAGCAGTTCcaggttcaatatatctaaAAACAGGGAACTACAAAAATTACAGCTCTTAACTG AAGCGCAGCAAGGAAACGAAAGGGAGGAACTTTTTGTACAGAAGTTGAGACAGTGTTGCGTATTGTTTGATTTTGAGGCAGACCCTTTATCAGATTTAAAATGGAAAGAGGTAAAGAGAGGCGCGTTACACGAAATGGTAGAGTATGTAACAAAGAACAGATTTGTTATCACGGAGCCAATATACCCAGAGGCGGTGAATATG TTTGCAGTGAATCTTTTCCGCACACTACCACCATCCTCAAATCCAAATGGAGCTGAATTTGATCCAGAAGAAGATGAACCTACGCTGGAAGCAGCTTGGCCACATCTTCAATTGGTTTACGAGTTTTTCCTACGCTTATTAGAGTCCCAAGACTTTCAGCCTAACATCGCTAAACGATACATTGACCACAAGTTTGTACTACAACTTCTGGAATTATTCGATTCTGAGGATCCCAGAGAAAGAGATTTTCTAAAAACAACGCTACATAGGATTTATGGAAAGTTTCTCGGACTCAGGGCTTACataagaaaacaaattaacaatgTCTTCTatcgatttatttatgaaaCGGAACATCACAATGGAATCGCGGAACTACTTGAAATTTTAGGAAG CATTATCAACGGTTTTGCACTGCCTCTGAAAGAGGAACACAAAGTGTTTCTATTAAAAGTGCTACTACCGCTACATAAGGCAAAATCACTTTCCGTTTATCACCCGCAGCTCGCCTATTGCGTCGTTCAATTCTTAGAGAAAGACGCGTCTTTGACAGAGCCCGTTATTCGAAATCTattaaaattttggccaaagaCACATTCTCCCAAAGAAGTCATGTTCCTTAATGAACTAGAGGAGATTCTCGACGTTATCGAACCTGCTGAATTTCAGAAAGTTATGGATCCTTTATTCAGGCAGCTTGCAAAATGTGTTTCATCGCCGCACTTTCAG GTGGCTGAAAGAGCTCTCTACTACTGGAACAACGAGTACATAATGTCCTTGATATCTGACAACTATTCTGTTATACTGCCCATCATGTATCCAGCTTTGTACAGAAATTCACGTAATCACTGGAACAAAACAATCCATGGACTGATCTACAATGCTCTGAAACTTTTCATGGAAATGAATCAAAAGGTTTTCGATGAATGCACTCAGCTGTACTATCAG gaTCGTCAGAAGGAGCGTAAGGTATTGAAAGATAGAAATGAGGCATGGGTACGGGTCGAAGCTCTGGCTATGAGGCATCCTGGATATTCTTCCGTCAACATCGACACCAACTATCCGTACACGCTGCCACCTGATGACGAGGCTGACGCGGATCAGACACCACTGGTATTTGAGAAGCCTAAACCTAAGTTAAGCGAG GTGCCAAAGACGACTACGGGGAAGAATAAAACGCTGCTGCGGAGGAAGAGCGAACTACCACAGGATTCTTACACAATGCGAGCATTGTCAGACCACAAACGTGCAGATGAGTACCTCGTCACGCCACCAGACCCTAATAACTGCTAG
- the LOC105685418 gene encoding serine/threonine-protein phosphatase 2A 56 kDa regulatory subunit gamma isoform-like isoform X1 — translation MSNKHKKDKESVKKEKGGRNGKDGPEGGDEANKSAGGSPGGSSPPPPPTLINKIKYQPGGPVIKKDKRQSSSRFNISKNRELQKLQLLTEAQQGNEREELFVQKLRQCCVLFDFEADPLSDLKWKEVKRGALHEMVEYVTKNRFVITEPIYPEAVNMFAVNLFRTLPPSSNPNGAEFDPEEDEPTLEAAWPHLQLVYEFFLRLLESQDFQPNIAKRYIDHKFVLQLLELFDSEDPRERDFLKTTLHRIYGKFLGLRAYIRKQINNVFYRFIYETEHHNGIAELLEILGSIINGFALPLKEEHKVFLLKVLLPLHKAKSLSVYHPQLAYCVVQFLEKDASLTEPVIRNLLKFWPKTHSPKEVMFLNELEEILDVIEPAEFQKVMDPLFRQLAKCVSSPHFQVAERALYYWNNEYIMSLISDNYSVILPIMYPALYRNSRNHWNKTIHGLIYNALKLFMEMNQKVFDECTQLYYQDRQKERKVLKDRNEAWVRVEALAMRHPGYSSVNIDTNYPYTLPPDDEADADQTPLVFEKPKPKLSEVPKTTTGKNKTLLRRKSELPQDSYTMRALSDHKRADEYLVTPPDPNNC, via the exons GAGTccgtgaaaaaggaaaagggaggAAGGAACGGTAAAGATGGTCCGGAAGGTGGTGATGAG GCGAACAAATCGGCTGGAGGGAGTCCAGGGGGAAGTTCGCCGCCCCCACCGCCTactttgataaataaaattaaatatcagCCCGGAGGACCCGTTATTAAAAAGGATAAACGACAGAGCAGTTCcaggttcaatatatctaaAAACAGGGAACTACAAAAATTACAGCTCTTAACTG AAGCGCAGCAAGGAAACGAAAGGGAGGAACTTTTTGTACAGAAGTTGAGACAGTGTTGCGTATTGTTTGATTTTGAGGCAGACCCTTTATCAGATTTAAAATGGAAAGAGGTAAAGAGAGGCGCGTTACACGAAATGGTAGAGTATGTAACAAAGAACAGATTTGTTATCACGGAGCCAATATACCCAGAGGCGGTGAATATG TTTGCAGTGAATCTTTTCCGCACACTACCACCATCCTCAAATCCAAATGGAGCTGAATTTGATCCAGAAGAAGATGAACCTACGCTGGAAGCAGCTTGGCCACATCTTCAATTGGTTTACGAGTTTTTCCTACGCTTATTAGAGTCCCAAGACTTTCAGCCTAACATCGCTAAACGATACATTGACCACAAGTTTGTACTACAACTTCTGGAATTATTCGATTCTGAGGATCCCAGAGAAAGAGATTTTCTAAAAACAACGCTACATAGGATTTATGGAAAGTTTCTCGGACTCAGGGCTTACataagaaaacaaattaacaatgTCTTCTatcgatttatttatgaaaCGGAACATCACAATGGAATCGCGGAACTACTTGAAATTTTAGGAAG CATTATCAACGGTTTTGCACTGCCTCTGAAAGAGGAACACAAAGTGTTTCTATTAAAAGTGCTACTACCGCTACATAAGGCAAAATCACTTTCCGTTTATCACCCGCAGCTCGCCTATTGCGTCGTTCAATTCTTAGAGAAAGACGCGTCTTTGACAGAGCCCGTTATTCGAAATCTattaaaattttggccaaagaCACATTCTCCCAAAGAAGTCATGTTCCTTAATGAACTAGAGGAGATTCTCGACGTTATCGAACCTGCTGAATTTCAGAAAGTTATGGATCCTTTATTCAGGCAGCTTGCAAAATGTGTTTCATCGCCGCACTTTCAG GTGGCTGAAAGAGCTCTCTACTACTGGAACAACGAGTACATAATGTCCTTGATATCTGACAACTATTCTGTTATACTGCCCATCATGTATCCAGCTTTGTACAGAAATTCACGTAATCACTGGAACAAAACAATCCATGGACTGATCTACAATGCTCTGAAACTTTTCATGGAAATGAATCAAAAGGTTTTCGATGAATGCACTCAGCTGTACTATCAG gaTCGTCAGAAGGAGCGTAAGGTATTGAAAGATAGAAATGAGGCATGGGTACGGGTCGAAGCTCTGGCTATGAGGCATCCTGGATATTCTTCCGTCAACATCGACACCAACTATCCGTACACGCTGCCACCTGATGACGAGGCTGACGCGGATCAGACACCACTGGTATTTGAGAAGCCTAAACCTAAGTTAAGCGAG GTGCCAAAGACGACTACGGGGAAGAATAAAACGCTGCTGCGGAGGAAGAGCGAACTACCACAGGATTCTTACACAATGCGAGCATTGTCAGACCACAAACGTGCAGATGAGTACCTCGTCACGCCACCAGACCCTAATAACTGCTAG
- the LOC105685418 gene encoding serine/threonine-protein phosphatase 2A 56 kDa regulatory subunit gamma isoform-like isoform X3 has translation MMQNKMQTFSSLAFGNVFKKKANKSAGGSPGGSSPPPPPTLINKIKYQPGGPVIKKDKRQSSSRFNISKNRELQKLQLLTEAQQGNEREELFVQKLRQCCVLFDFEADPLSDLKWKEVKRGALHEMVEYVTKNRFVITEPIYPEAVNMFAVNLFRTLPPSSNPNGAEFDPEEDEPTLEAAWPHLQLVYEFFLRLLESQDFQPNIAKRYIDHKFVLQLLELFDSEDPRERDFLKTTLHRIYGKFLGLRAYIRKQINNVFYRFIYETEHHNGIAELLEILGSIINGFALPLKEEHKVFLLKVLLPLHKAKSLSVYHPQLAYCVVQFLEKDASLTEPVIRNLLKFWPKTHSPKEVMFLNELEEILDVIEPAEFQKVMDPLFRQLAKCVSSPHFQVAERALYYWNNEYIMSLISDNYSVILPIMYPALYRNSRNHWNKTIHGLIYNALKLFMEMNQKVFDECTQLYYQDRQKERKVLKDRNEAWVRVEALAMRHPGYSSVNIDTNYPYTLPPDDEADADQTPLVFEKPKPKLSEVPKTTTGKNKTLLRRKSELPQDSYTMRALSDHKRADEYLVTPPDPNNC, from the exons ATGAtgcaaaataaaatgcaaactTTCAGCAGTCTCGCTTTTGGGAAtgtgtttaaaaaaaag GCGAACAAATCGGCTGGAGGGAGTCCAGGGGGAAGTTCGCCGCCCCCACCGCCTactttgataaataaaattaaatatcagCCCGGAGGACCCGTTATTAAAAAGGATAAACGACAGAGCAGTTCcaggttcaatatatctaaAAACAGGGAACTACAAAAATTACAGCTCTTAACTG AAGCGCAGCAAGGAAACGAAAGGGAGGAACTTTTTGTACAGAAGTTGAGACAGTGTTGCGTATTGTTTGATTTTGAGGCAGACCCTTTATCAGATTTAAAATGGAAAGAGGTAAAGAGAGGCGCGTTACACGAAATGGTAGAGTATGTAACAAAGAACAGATTTGTTATCACGGAGCCAATATACCCAGAGGCGGTGAATATG TTTGCAGTGAATCTTTTCCGCACACTACCACCATCCTCAAATCCAAATGGAGCTGAATTTGATCCAGAAGAAGATGAACCTACGCTGGAAGCAGCTTGGCCACATCTTCAATTGGTTTACGAGTTTTTCCTACGCTTATTAGAGTCCCAAGACTTTCAGCCTAACATCGCTAAACGATACATTGACCACAAGTTTGTACTACAACTTCTGGAATTATTCGATTCTGAGGATCCCAGAGAAAGAGATTTTCTAAAAACAACGCTACATAGGATTTATGGAAAGTTTCTCGGACTCAGGGCTTACataagaaaacaaattaacaatgTCTTCTatcgatttatttatgaaaCGGAACATCACAATGGAATCGCGGAACTACTTGAAATTTTAGGAAG CATTATCAACGGTTTTGCACTGCCTCTGAAAGAGGAACACAAAGTGTTTCTATTAAAAGTGCTACTACCGCTACATAAGGCAAAATCACTTTCCGTTTATCACCCGCAGCTCGCCTATTGCGTCGTTCAATTCTTAGAGAAAGACGCGTCTTTGACAGAGCCCGTTATTCGAAATCTattaaaattttggccaaagaCACATTCTCCCAAAGAAGTCATGTTCCTTAATGAACTAGAGGAGATTCTCGACGTTATCGAACCTGCTGAATTTCAGAAAGTTATGGATCCTTTATTCAGGCAGCTTGCAAAATGTGTTTCATCGCCGCACTTTCAG GTGGCTGAAAGAGCTCTCTACTACTGGAACAACGAGTACATAATGTCCTTGATATCTGACAACTATTCTGTTATACTGCCCATCATGTATCCAGCTTTGTACAGAAATTCACGTAATCACTGGAACAAAACAATCCATGGACTGATCTACAATGCTCTGAAACTTTTCATGGAAATGAATCAAAAGGTTTTCGATGAATGCACTCAGCTGTACTATCAG gaTCGTCAGAAGGAGCGTAAGGTATTGAAAGATAGAAATGAGGCATGGGTACGGGTCGAAGCTCTGGCTATGAGGCATCCTGGATATTCTTCCGTCAACATCGACACCAACTATCCGTACACGCTGCCACCTGATGACGAGGCTGACGCGGATCAGACACCACTGGTATTTGAGAAGCCTAAACCTAAGTTAAGCGAG GTGCCAAAGACGACTACGGGGAAGAATAAAACGCTGCTGCGGAGGAAGAGCGAACTACCACAGGATTCTTACACAATGCGAGCATTGTCAGACCACAAACGTGCAGATGAGTACCTCGTCACGCCACCAGACCCTAATAACTGCTAG
- the LOC105685418 gene encoding serine/threonine-protein phosphatase 2A 56 kDa regulatory subunit gamma isoform-like isoform X4: MVHVGGMAPSLGGAGGGLPKSPSFHQGLAFATVLPHEINKQGSSASALHYQPLQPLLIEAQQGNEREELFVQKLRQCCVLFDFEADPLSDLKWKEVKRGALHEMVEYVTKNRFVITEPIYPEAVNMFAVNLFRTLPPSSNPNGAEFDPEEDEPTLEAAWPHLQLVYEFFLRLLESQDFQPNIAKRYIDHKFVLQLLELFDSEDPRERDFLKTTLHRIYGKFLGLRAYIRKQINNVFYRFIYETEHHNGIAELLEILGSIINGFALPLKEEHKVFLLKVLLPLHKAKSLSVYHPQLAYCVVQFLEKDASLTEPVIRNLLKFWPKTHSPKEVMFLNELEEILDVIEPAEFQKVMDPLFRQLAKCVSSPHFQVAERALYYWNNEYIMSLISDNYSVILPIMYPALYRNSRNHWNKTIHGLIYNALKLFMEMNQKVFDECTQLYYQDRQKERKVLKDRNEAWVRVEALAMRHPGYSSVNIDTNYPYTLPPDDEADADQTPLVFEKPKPKLSEVPKTTTGKNKTLLRRKSELPQDSYTMRALSDHKRADEYLVTPPDPNNC; this comes from the exons ATGGTGCATGTCGGTGGGATGGCCCCGTCTCTAGGGGGTGCAGGTGGGGGCTTACCTAAAAGCCCAAGTTTTCATCAGGGCCTTGCCTTTGCGACTGTGTTACCTCATGAGATTAATAAACAAGGATCTTCCGCTTCTGCTTTACATTATCAGCCCCTCCAACCTCTACTGATTG AAGCGCAGCAAGGAAACGAAAGGGAGGAACTTTTTGTACAGAAGTTGAGACAGTGTTGCGTATTGTTTGATTTTGAGGCAGACCCTTTATCAGATTTAAAATGGAAAGAGGTAAAGAGAGGCGCGTTACACGAAATGGTAGAGTATGTAACAAAGAACAGATTTGTTATCACGGAGCCAATATACCCAGAGGCGGTGAATATG TTTGCAGTGAATCTTTTCCGCACACTACCACCATCCTCAAATCCAAATGGAGCTGAATTTGATCCAGAAGAAGATGAACCTACGCTGGAAGCAGCTTGGCCACATCTTCAATTGGTTTACGAGTTTTTCCTACGCTTATTAGAGTCCCAAGACTTTCAGCCTAACATCGCTAAACGATACATTGACCACAAGTTTGTACTACAACTTCTGGAATTATTCGATTCTGAGGATCCCAGAGAAAGAGATTTTCTAAAAACAACGCTACATAGGATTTATGGAAAGTTTCTCGGACTCAGGGCTTACataagaaaacaaattaacaatgTCTTCTatcgatttatttatgaaaCGGAACATCACAATGGAATCGCGGAACTACTTGAAATTTTAGGAAG CATTATCAACGGTTTTGCACTGCCTCTGAAAGAGGAACACAAAGTGTTTCTATTAAAAGTGCTACTACCGCTACATAAGGCAAAATCACTTTCCGTTTATCACCCGCAGCTCGCCTATTGCGTCGTTCAATTCTTAGAGAAAGACGCGTCTTTGACAGAGCCCGTTATTCGAAATCTattaaaattttggccaaagaCACATTCTCCCAAAGAAGTCATGTTCCTTAATGAACTAGAGGAGATTCTCGACGTTATCGAACCTGCTGAATTTCAGAAAGTTATGGATCCTTTATTCAGGCAGCTTGCAAAATGTGTTTCATCGCCGCACTTTCAG GTGGCTGAAAGAGCTCTCTACTACTGGAACAACGAGTACATAATGTCCTTGATATCTGACAACTATTCTGTTATACTGCCCATCATGTATCCAGCTTTGTACAGAAATTCACGTAATCACTGGAACAAAACAATCCATGGACTGATCTACAATGCTCTGAAACTTTTCATGGAAATGAATCAAAAGGTTTTCGATGAATGCACTCAGCTGTACTATCAG gaTCGTCAGAAGGAGCGTAAGGTATTGAAAGATAGAAATGAGGCATGGGTACGGGTCGAAGCTCTGGCTATGAGGCATCCTGGATATTCTTCCGTCAACATCGACACCAACTATCCGTACACGCTGCCACCTGATGACGAGGCTGACGCGGATCAGACACCACTGGTATTTGAGAAGCCTAAACCTAAGTTAAGCGAG GTGCCAAAGACGACTACGGGGAAGAATAAAACGCTGCTGCGGAGGAAGAGCGAACTACCACAGGATTCTTACACAATGCGAGCATTGTCAGACCACAAACGTGCAGATGAGTACCTCGTCACGCCACCAGACCCTAATAACTGCTAG